From the Caloenas nicobarica isolate bCalNic1 chromosome 2, bCalNic1.hap1, whole genome shotgun sequence genome, the window tttcttgagTACAGATAGGTAATTTGATATCACTTGAtaggtttattttaaatgattgACATTggaattctgattttttttccctacttctTTCAGAAATCCTGCATGAAGATAATCCAGTCCACGTGGCTGAAGCAAATTAAGATTTTGAGGTTTGTGCCTCCCTTGCacctatttttatttcctctttgcCTCATCCTGCATTCACTCAGTTGTTTAGCTCTATTCTTCCAAGATTAAGACCAAAGTTTGATTTAATTTTGCACAGTCAGTAGATTATACTTGTATACTTACCTCACTGCATACTGGTCCcacttgtctcttttttttctttaaaggacaaaacttttttttactaGTTTTTATGCATCTGGCAAAAACTGACTCAATCTGACTTAAAGCACTTTTGatgctttctttcattttctacGCTGTTATCATTTTCTGTCCTTGTATGTTCATGGATTCTTCCTGCTGTTGATGTTCACCCCATTAGACccaaatctcttcttttttctttgtctgatgtgtaatttccaaatatttttcatgcatttcctttccatcTCTATATTTAAGACTCTCTGAAGTCTTAACTGATGAAGTGTTATTGAACAGACAGTTTAGCTTGATTGGTTtcaccatttaaaaatcaaggttATTTTATGAAGAACATGCTTTATctaactttctttttcattccatGATGACATAATCAGAGCAGTTTTTGTAAGCGGCCCATTTATGGTGTTTAATTaggattttgttaaaaaaaaatcattagtgATTCCTGCAAAGAATGCCTAATTCTCATTAGTTTTAGCAACATTTCTTCAGCAGTCTGCAGGGCTACAGCAGCACTAGACTCCTTGACCTTCATTTTATCAGACTGAGTCCAGGGCCCCCCAGAGAGGCCAGTCTCTGCCTGAGCACCTGGTAGCACCTGGGCAGCTGTTGCGCTCCCTGATGTGGGCAGTTGGGATGTAAATGGACAGCAAAAGCTCTGACAGTAGCCAGGTCCTACTGAAGTGACAACTCTTCTTCTCTGCCTGTCATACCTTCTCCAGGTCAGAGATGTCGTCAGGCAACAGCACCAACATGCTCAGCTCTTCGCTGGTGTACGGAAGCTCCAGGATCTTAATTTTTTCTGCAGCCACTGCTGCCACTCTGAAGGTACTGTTCTGACACATCATTTGCACAGGTTTGGTTTCTTGCTGCAAAAACAGAAATCAGAGAAACCATACAatatgaaatcacagaatgtgaaaCGTGAGGTGATGTGACCAGggagaattttttctttaagcaggCAACTGTACAAGTCCTTTGAAAGAGAAAGGTCTCAGTCTTCAAGCATGTTGCCTTTGAAGAAGAGCTGTGTCTCCATTTTCATCTCTTGTCTGCTGGCTTGCCCTGGTCAGACACAGCACTTACAAACCTGACAGCGAGCGCCGCAGCTAAACCACACGGCCAATGACCACATCTTGTTGTGTGTGTATCGCCCAACCTACTGGCTGTGTGAGCCAACAGCCTGGATTCCTGGTCAGAAGCTGTGTCTGTGTGCCCCTACCTTTGTCACGCTGAATGGAAATTCCCGAGTGTCATCTTCTTTAAATGCCATCTTCCATATCCCTTTGAAGTAAACGGCGTTCACAAGGACCAGCACAGTATTGAGATCAACAGAGCCTGGTTCAAGGAAACCTTGAATCTTTCCTTTAAGAAAGAAGCAGGGCAGACAGTGTGAAATTTCATAGCAATAGTCTTGCATTTTAGAGGTCAATTGACATGCTGCTGCTTGGCTTGACTTCCTCTCCTTCGAAGGTCTGCATGTGGAATTCAAGTTCATGAGGATTATTTAATTCAGAATGACTGGCACCTGTCCAGACATTTCTGCAAGAAGACAGGTAGGCTCAAGAGTGGTATGCATCCTCAGGAATATTTCTAACcagtgcttggaaaaaaaattatatagaaaagaaagaacaggagagagaagcagcaatatagattttctgtttctcactgtGCTTCTTTTTCACAATTCACGCTTGTTTTAGTTCCCACCTCAGCTCctgaaacatttctttcccATCATCAGCCCAGTGTGTGCATTACTTTCTCCCCTGGAAGCCCACTGTTTACTCATCCAGCACATGCTCGTGAAATTATGCCAATATTCTAGAGAAGCTGAGACTAACTTTGCATGAGTTAAGTTCTTCAGACACAAAAAGTGTGCGTATCCTGACACCTCTGCCTTTGCCAAGTATGTTTAAAACACACTGTCAGTGCCACACAGGTATAGTAGAGTCAtccctttccacagaaaatCTCCTCTAAAGGGGACGAGAGGAGGAAATTTCTCCTCTAATATTTAGTCTTTTTAGAAGTAGTTCAAATACAGTTGCAAGAGGGAAGTATATTTCAAAATCTGGTCTGACCTTACCATTTGTCTGATTTTCCACCCAGGAATTAATGAGCTGTCTGGCTTGATTTGGTGCTGTTTTGAAATTGACCATTTCCAGACCTGCTCTGTACAGTTTCTTCACACATTTTAAGTAGATCTATAAAGACAGTAATTGTAGTCACCaaactattaatttttttaaaacagtatgaaggtgaaataaaatatggctAAAAGGATTTTCATAATGATGCCATCTTCAGGCTGTTCCTATTGCTTTCTTCCTTGAAGAACTTGTCAAAACTGGGccagaaaaattattctgatcCATGATATTTTTAGATCTGACCAGTTAAGAGCAGACAttagaaatgtttaaatattttcttgaagaatGTCTGACCCCAAAACAGTTTCAGGTTGATTTGAGAGtgttttattataattatttccactcctttttttaaagcatttttccttctttttaaatataagtttctttgatttaaagtatttgaatgttttgttttgaaaatgctaAGTGAAAGTTTTTGACACTTTCAAAAGATGATTTGAGGTGAGGTTTTCAAGTGAAGAAATGTGATgaagtaaaattatttcctgaaaaataactCAAACAAcctattaaaatgaaaatgctttgggGGAGCAAGTGGGGAGGGGGGATTACATTGGCAAATAGTTTTGTTTATTACtccattcattttttaataggGCCGTTGTTTTGCCTGGAATTACTTTTCATTCAGGCTTTGCTATGGtaaagggaaaagctgtggaAGTCCACACCAGTGGGGACCACTGGATTAACAGATCACTGCTCTGGCCAGTCCTCCTGGATTACAGGTTTATATAGAGTTTAGCAAGAAATCACTCTAATGTACAACTTACCGGTAGGATTGGATGTGTCTTTTCAGCGTAGAGTCTGTTGGCAATGTGGAGTGAATAATTGGCTTTTGGTGCAGTGATATCAGAGAGGAGTTCTTTAAACAGTAGGTGGATATTCACAGACTTGCCACACTGAGTTGGTGATAAGAAGGTATAGCTGTTAGCTTATTTTActgccctgtttccccaaaaataagacagggtcttatattaatttttgctccaaaagatgcttacttttttacatatatagCTGCCTGGGCACTAttgaaatttactttttttgtgaAAGGTAACTgtggcttatttttggagtagggattatattttgagcatcctcaaaaatcctgaaaaatcatgctagggcttatttttggggtagatcttattttcagggaaacagagtAGGAAGAggaatatttataaaatacaaataaccaGGGGAAATACACAGTTTTtagagggagtccagcggagagctacaaagatgaggaggggtctggagcatcttttttatgaggagagactgagagagctgggtctgttcagcctggagaagagaaggctgagagggaatctcatcaatatttataaatatctcgagggtgagtgtcaagaggatgggaccagactcctttcagtggtgcccagcgataggatgaggggcaacagacacaaactgaagcacaggaggttccatctgaatatgaggagaaacttctttactttgagggtgccagagcactggaacaggctgcccagagaggttgtggagtctccttctctggagacattcagaacccacctggacacattcctgtgtgatctgctctgggtgaacctgccttagcaggtgggctggactagatgatctccagacatcccttccaaccccaaccattcagtgattctgtgatttgcaaATGAACATGTAGTATAGTCTATAAGTTTCATGGGAGAGATATTCAATATAAACAACTAATGATGTACCATTAATTCATAGCATGTGATGACACTCACTCTAGGTGATAACCAGCAGACAATTTCAGTGATGAATCTGAAACCGTATGACTCAGGAGTGAGATGAcgaaaagaaaaattcaggtGTCAATGACTGCAATTGGCAAATTGTCATAGATATAGAGCCTCTAGTTCATAGCTTCTGCTTGCATTTTCATGGCAGCTTTCTGCTGAAGCTGCACATGGGAGAAGAGTGCTACATGACTAGGGAGTCAGGAAGTGTCTCATATAATAGTGAAAAAACTTGATCAGCTATCTAATGCCCTGAGAATAGTGTGCCATGTGATATAGTCTAAGAGCATGTAAGAAAATTGCACAATGCTAAGCAGTGGCTGGGACTTCAGTATatgaaaaggagaattttgtTGAACTGCTCCTTTCCAAATGCTTAAACAGCCACTAAATGCTCTAGCTGACAttacctttgttttttctttattaaaaaaaaagcagaggggaaaggaaatcATCTTGTTCTTTGCAAGTCCCACCTTGTACTCGTGGATCTCAAGTGGGTGAAGACAGGCCAGGGAGCATGGGTTGTGTTATCTTTACAGAGGCAGCAGATTAACATGGAGGAAATCACACCAGTGGTATCAGGGTATTGGGACCCCTCATGGTGCCCTTGGGGTAGCAGTGGGAATTGGAGGCTGGAAAAGGCCCTGTAGCTTCTGAGACTGGTTACTTCTGGTTACTTTCCAGCCTTCAAGGCTTCTCGGCTCTTTTCTGCCAAAGCATCTTCCTGCCCCACTTCACGGTCTCAGCTGCAAGTCTGACTGCTGTATCCTGGCTCCAAGAGCCAAGCCCTTTCAAGTGCTGTCCCCTAGCAGCACTTGCAGGTGTGCAGATGCTCATCCACACAAGAAGGCAGTCTGGTGCTCCTATCCCATTCTGTCACTTGTTCTGGTGCAACATGTGCAGCCTGTCCTCATTTCCTGGTCTTTTTAACTTACATATCTTAAATTAAGAGCATTAGCAAAGGTTTGGGAAGGTGTTGAACCTACTTGAAGCACAGTCAGAACAGCCTATTCTCAGGACAAAAatgtggaagagaaataaatgtaCCTTAGATTTCTTTACCTTGGTCTGAATAGTTCCTCCGAGTCCTGCAATTTTGTCAAAGTGAAGAACCTGCAATAGAAAGTAGCAGTAGATGAAATTAAATACATGAAGTCTACTGAGAGTTACTTATATTTGTGTTGAAACTATAGGTTTGGACTAATCAGGTCTGATCAGCACATAGATGGACTGAGAAGTTTCATGTGAgctttaaatcagatttttttcactgcttgTGCCACCTGGAAAATTTGTGACTATGATCCTCAGTTTAGATACCTTATTTTCCAGTTAATGGTATTCAGTCTATAAACTAGACACAACCTTTCTGTATTGTATTTATAAATGTAACTcttgttttccaaatgttt encodes:
- the LOC135985918 gene encoding ovalbumin-related protein X-like; the protein is MGSISAANAEFSFDVFKELKVQHANDNIFYCPLSIIAALAMIYLGARGNTEYQMEKVLHFDKIAGLGGTIQTKCGKSVNIHLLFKELLSDITAPKANYSLHIANRLYAEKTHPILPIYLKCVKKLYRAGLEMVNFKTAPNQARQLINSWVENQTNGKIQGFLEPGSVDLNTVLVLVNAVYFKGIWKMAFKEDDTREFPFSVTKQETKPVQMMCQNSTFRVAAVAAEKIKILELPYTSEELSMLVLLPDDISDLEKLENKISFEKLTEWTSPNVMERKKVKVYLPRMKIEEKYNLTFVLKALGMTDLFSPLASLSGISSEKGLKISEAIHKAYIEVNEEGTEMAGSAGVMGDIKHSFEFEEFKADHPFLFLIKHNPTNSILFFGRYRSP